One Stenotrophomonas maltophilia DNA window includes the following coding sequences:
- the gap gene encoding type I glyceraldehyde-3-phosphate dehydrogenase → MAIKVGINGFGRIGRNVLRSAVLNFGDDIEIVAINDLLEPDYLAYMLKYDSVHGRFKADVAVQGNDLLVNGKKIRLTQERDPANLKWDEVGADVVLEATGLFLTKETAQKHIDAGAKKVIMSAPSKDDTPMFVYGVNDKTYAGQAIISNASCTTNCLAPLAKVINDKWGIKRGLMTTVHAATATQKTVDGPSNKDWRGGRGILENIIPSSTGAAKAVGVVIPELNKKLTGMSFRVPTSDVSVVDLTVELEKEATYAEICAEVKAQSEGPLKGILGYTEDKVVATDFRGETCTSVFDADAGIALDGTFVKLVTWYDNEWGYSNKCLEMAKVIAAK, encoded by the coding sequence ATGGCAATCAAGGTTGGTATCAACGGTTTCGGTCGCATCGGGCGTAACGTCCTGCGCTCGGCGGTGCTGAACTTCGGCGACGACATCGAAATCGTGGCCATCAACGATCTGCTGGAGCCGGACTATCTGGCTTACATGCTCAAGTACGACTCCGTGCACGGCCGCTTCAAGGCCGACGTGGCGGTGCAGGGCAACGACCTGCTGGTCAACGGCAAGAAGATCCGCCTGACCCAGGAACGCGACCCGGCCAACCTGAAGTGGGACGAAGTCGGCGCCGACGTGGTGCTGGAAGCCACCGGCCTGTTCCTCACCAAGGAAACCGCGCAGAAGCACATCGATGCCGGCGCCAAGAAGGTCATCATGTCGGCTCCGTCGAAGGACGACACGCCGATGTTCGTGTACGGCGTGAACGACAAGACCTACGCCGGCCAGGCGATCATCTCCAACGCCTCGTGCACCACCAACTGCCTGGCCCCGCTGGCCAAGGTCATCAACGACAAGTGGGGCATCAAGCGCGGCCTGATGACCACCGTGCATGCGGCCACCGCCACCCAGAAGACCGTCGATGGCCCGTCCAACAAGGACTGGCGCGGCGGCCGTGGCATTCTGGAGAACATCATCCCGTCGTCCACCGGTGCGGCCAAGGCCGTTGGCGTGGTCATCCCGGAACTGAACAAGAAGCTGACCGGCATGAGCTTCCGCGTCCCGACCTCGGACGTGTCGGTGGTCGATCTGACCGTCGAGCTGGAGAAGGAAGCCACCTACGCCGAGATCTGCGCGGAAGTGAAGGCACAGAGCGAAGGCCCGCTGAAGGGCATCCTGGGCTACACCGAAGACAAGGTCGTGGCCACCGATTTCCGCGGCGAAACCTGCACCTCGGTGTTCGACGCCGACGCCGGCATCGCCCTGGACGGCACCTTCGTCAAGCTGGTGACCTGGTACGACAACGAGTGGGGCTACTCGAACAAGTGCCTGGAAATGGCCAAGGTCATCGCCGCCAAGTAA
- a CDS encoding OmpW/AlkL family protein: MRKTSPLIVASLAAALSLAAAPAMAQSKGDWTISAGVHQVAPKSNNGWLAGHTLKVDVDNDVKPTITGEYFIADNLGIEVLAALPFKHDININGLGRVGSTKQLPPVVTVQYHFNSKGKVSPFIGAGVNYTTFFSEDTTGALKDSRLKLQDSWGLAAHAGVDFAIGEKGALRVDMRWIDIDSKVKLNGEKIGTVNIDPLVYGASYVFKF, from the coding sequence ATGCGCAAGACCTCCCCCCTGATCGTGGCCAGCCTGGCCGCCGCCCTCTCGCTCGCCGCTGCCCCGGCCATGGCCCAGTCCAAGGGCGACTGGACCATTTCCGCCGGCGTGCACCAGGTGGCCCCGAAGTCGAACAATGGCTGGCTGGCGGGCCACACCCTGAAGGTCGACGTCGACAACGACGTCAAGCCGACCATCACCGGTGAGTACTTCATCGCCGACAACCTGGGCATTGAAGTGCTGGCCGCACTGCCGTTCAAGCACGACATCAACATCAACGGCCTGGGGCGCGTGGGCAGCACCAAGCAGCTGCCGCCGGTGGTGACCGTGCAGTACCACTTCAACAGCAAGGGCAAGGTGTCGCCGTTCATCGGTGCGGGCGTGAACTACACGACCTTCTTCAGCGAAGACACCACCGGTGCGCTGAAGGACAGCCGCCTGAAGCTGCAGGATTCGTGGGGCCTGGCCGCGCATGCGGGCGTGGACTTCGCAATCGGTGAGAAGGGCGCACTGCGCGTGGACATGCGCTGGATCGACATCGACAGCAAGGTGAAGTTGAACGGCGAGAAGATCGGCACGGTCAACATCGATCCGCTGGTCTACGGTGCGTCGTACGTCTTCAAGTTCTAA
- a CDS encoding S1/P1 nuclease — protein MKALHSLFLAAALAPALLSVSAPAHAWGAQGHRLVAEVADARLNPTARAEVDRLLATEPDATLASIAPWADQLRAKDPGLGRRSAGWHYVNIAEDNCHYEAPKHCRNGNCIVEALKAQSAILGDRSLTDGERLQALKFVVHLVGDIHQPMHAGYAHDKGGNDFQLQFGNRGTNLHSLWDSGMLNTRKLDDAGYLPVLQSQRAPKLARQSNPQRDPQTWAEASCRISMQAGVYPATRKIGDEYTERYRPLAEAQLRLAGENLAQLLNRVLGTR, from the coding sequence ATGAAAGCCCTGCATTCCCTCTTCCTCGCCGCCGCCCTGGCGCCGGCCCTGCTGTCCGTCTCCGCCCCCGCTCATGCCTGGGGCGCGCAAGGCCACCGCCTTGTTGCCGAAGTCGCCGACGCCCGCCTCAACCCCACCGCCCGCGCCGAAGTGGACCGCCTGCTGGCCACCGAACCGGATGCCACGCTGGCCAGCATCGCGCCGTGGGCCGACCAGCTGCGCGCCAAGGACCCGGGCCTGGGCCGTCGCTCGGCCGGCTGGCACTACGTCAACATCGCCGAAGACAACTGCCACTACGAAGCACCGAAGCACTGCAGGAACGGAAACTGCATCGTCGAAGCCCTGAAGGCACAGAGCGCCATCCTCGGCGACCGCAGCCTGACCGACGGCGAGCGCCTGCAGGCACTGAAGTTCGTCGTGCATCTGGTCGGCGATATCCACCAGCCGATGCACGCCGGTTATGCCCACGACAAGGGCGGCAACGATTTCCAGCTGCAGTTCGGCAACCGTGGTACCAACCTGCATTCACTGTGGGACAGCGGCATGCTCAACACCCGCAAGCTGGACGATGCCGGCTACCTGCCGGTGCTGCAGAGCCAGCGCGCACCGAAGCTGGCGCGCCAGTCCAACCCGCAGCGCGACCCGCAGACGTGGGCCGAGGCCAGCTGCCGCATCTCCATGCAAGCTGGCGTTTATCCGGCCACGCGTAAAATCGGTGACGAATACACCGAGCGCTACCGGCCGCTGGCCGAAGCGCAGCTGCGACTGGCCGGTGAAAACCTGGCGCAGTTGCTGAACCGCGTGCTCGGCACGCGCTGA
- a CDS encoding MBL fold metallo-hydrolase: MSVLVQSFFHRDSNTFSYLVSDPTSGEAALIDPVLDYDPDTDASSEAPLHAALQAIEQQGLQLRWLLETHAHADHVSAGRRLKQRFPQATLAIGEGIRAVQATFAPRYGLQLPAADEIFDHLFSDGETFALGELHCQVIAVPGHTSDSIAYLIGNALFTGDSLFMPDGGTARCDFPGGDAAQLYRSIQRLLALPDTTRVFVCHDYGPGGRDVANETTIGEQRAHNIHVHDGVAEAEFVSVRQARDATLAEPVLMQPAVKANIQGGA, from the coding sequence ATGTCGGTCCTGGTGCAGTCGTTCTTCCACCGTGACAGCAATACCTTCAGCTACCTGGTCAGCGACCCGACCAGCGGCGAAGCGGCGCTGATCGACCCGGTCCTGGACTACGACCCGGATACCGACGCCAGCAGTGAAGCGCCGCTGCATGCCGCGTTGCAGGCCATCGAACAACAGGGCCTGCAGCTGCGCTGGCTGCTGGAAACCCATGCCCATGCCGATCATGTGTCGGCCGGGCGCCGGCTCAAGCAGCGCTTCCCCCAGGCCACACTGGCGATCGGTGAAGGCATCCGTGCGGTGCAGGCCACCTTCGCACCGCGCTATGGCCTGCAGCTTCCTGCGGCCGATGAAATCTTCGACCACCTGTTCAGCGATGGCGAGACCTTCGCTTTGGGCGAACTGCACTGCCAGGTGATCGCCGTGCCCGGCCACACCAGCGACAGCATCGCCTACCTGATCGGCAATGCGCTGTTCACCGGCGACTCGCTGTTCATGCCCGACGGCGGCACCGCCCGCTGCGATTTCCCGGGTGGTGATGCCGCGCAGTTGTACCGCTCGATCCAGCGCCTGCTGGCCCTGCCCGATACCACGCGGGTTTTCGTCTGCCACGACTACGGCCCGGGCGGCCGCGACGTCGCCAACGAAACCACCATCGGCGAACAGCGCGCGCACAACATCCACGTGCATGACGGCGTGGCCGAGGCCGAGTTCGTCAGCGTGCGCCAGGCCCGAGATGCCACGCTGGCCGAACCGGTGCTGATGCAGCCGGCGGTGAAGGCCAACATCCAGGGCGGGGCATAG
- a CDS encoding RHS repeat domain-containing protein yields MSRFIRDIGLCVLLLLAMIGSAAAEGWIRLDGPPAGSTYQAPAVFELKVNWGVTTTGPKAEYIDGLRLLRNGTVVTIQAGGVYREAGLSPGTYYYELRADAVRNLPDGDQTRRSLVSAVGPITVNAPPAPFDGAEFVGSTIPGPLQHRTPYTFTATVRNTGNTTWPAGYEYQLGGSHDSYASTWSFSNVPVPHAVAPGQTVTFNINVTTPPPGEYGFQLQMIRNGAGRFGAASGLATLWVNGPINKAHFIDQNVPAEMEAGKTYSVSLRMNNAGNTTWTSAAGYALGSLNDNAAWGTHRLSLPGDIGPGATAVIIAQVRAPTTPGVYNFQWQMVQDGVEWFGVYTTNVAVKVSAPPSLVTGNIDGLSSDGTTLQGWACSTSRDDSIDVHLYAGGAAGQGGVFLAGVRADQASEAAVATACRASGSRYRFSIPLTYSQRRDHVGKGLFVHGISPVGGANSLIGGSGTFQVPPAPVGSITASPDPCTIPWGQSTCSATVQWLVSQGSAELWAAAGSGAGTQLASGPGGSIALTNVTAAGMRLWLVSRGETIAEAAVSTIAGVRPGEVLSRVNYGYDELGRMISRSDGAGTTQHFKYDGNGNQVELIDGAGNVQRSNYDALGRVVSSQAASGSIQYFHYDGLDRIVGIVDQGGFQTRYERDGFGRAWLKVSPDTGTSTYSYAAPARVMGNVRSDGAQATMQYDGIGRVLSVVAAGDERHFTYDGCVNGIGRMCTASTPQSVVSFKYAQDGQLAERSEEFSAQGMQRSVLGIRYEASGRLSGITYPDGVVADYTYAGARLAGLNVIVGGVSRSIVAGARYTPSGAIAELTLGNGMSYRNTYDLGGRLSGRSAVPAGNGTALQELAYTFDAAGHMRSIEDRLAPQLTQVIEHDPDGRLSRLSRSGLDHIMTYDANGNWLSHTDQSASRQYAFETGSNRLLGYLSNRPGEADRVYTHDAMGNRTGESSQGDVRSYRYDGFNRMVGATINGNDTQYVVNGLGQRSGKLGGDGSRISYAYLGQNQIMSDGAEGQGWSNYIWFMGELIAVTRGPDVYTVRTDHLGRPEFAANDVGQVRWKAYNYAYGRTVTQDDIGGINIGLPGHYFDSESGLWYSGFRDYDANVGRYLQSDPIGKAGGPNTYVYASSNPVEIVDPLGLIGYVCQKGKNIGISIPINFSGGSSADVAMIKSSIERAWSGRIGSYNVVTRVQVYRMSRPAATVNNITLTQGTGRSYVDSPNLNSGEWFVPGQWSADSLYPHEAGHLLGLVNEGETGIMSSNLNGAKPDGKNLEDVLDPWKNRTIVRGCGCASQ; encoded by the coding sequence ATGAGTAGATTCATTCGGGACATCGGTCTATGCGTTCTATTGCTCCTTGCCATGATCGGCAGTGCTGCCGCCGAGGGGTGGATCCGCTTGGATGGCCCACCGGCCGGCAGCACCTATCAGGCGCCGGCGGTGTTCGAGCTGAAGGTCAATTGGGGGGTTACGACTACCGGTCCCAAGGCGGAATACATTGATGGACTGCGTCTGTTGCGGAACGGCACGGTCGTTACCATCCAGGCGGGTGGCGTCTATCGGGAGGCCGGCCTCAGCCCGGGCACCTATTACTATGAACTGCGTGCGGATGCCGTGCGCAACCTTCCTGACGGCGACCAGACTCGACGATCATTGGTATCGGCGGTCGGTCCGATTACGGTCAATGCACCACCTGCACCTTTCGACGGTGCTGAATTCGTCGGTTCGACAATCCCTGGTCCCCTGCAGCATCGCACGCCCTATACGTTCACCGCGACGGTGCGCAATACCGGAAACACCACATGGCCGGCAGGCTATGAATATCAGCTGGGAGGTTCGCACGACAGCTACGCAAGTACATGGTCGTTCTCCAATGTGCCCGTTCCGCACGCTGTCGCACCTGGCCAGACGGTTACTTTCAATATCAACGTCACCACACCGCCACCCGGCGAGTATGGATTCCAACTGCAGATGATACGCAACGGTGCCGGGCGTTTTGGTGCAGCGTCCGGCCTGGCGACGTTATGGGTGAATGGTCCCATCAACAAGGCGCATTTCATCGACCAGAATGTGCCCGCCGAGATGGAGGCAGGGAAAACCTACAGTGTCTCCCTGCGGATGAACAATGCAGGCAACACCACATGGACCTCGGCGGCCGGCTATGCGCTTGGATCCCTGAACGACAACGCAGCGTGGGGAACTCATCGCCTGTCTCTGCCTGGTGATATCGGACCGGGTGCTACGGCTGTGATAATTGCGCAGGTGCGTGCGCCAACCACGCCAGGTGTCTACAACTTCCAGTGGCAGATGGTGCAGGACGGCGTCGAATGGTTCGGTGTTTACACCACCAATGTCGCCGTCAAGGTAAGCGCACCGCCCTCGTTGGTTACGGGAAACATTGACGGACTTTCCAGTGATGGAACCACACTGCAGGGCTGGGCCTGCAGTACGAGCCGTGACGATTCCATCGACGTCCACCTTTACGCCGGTGGAGCGGCGGGTCAAGGTGGCGTATTCCTGGCGGGCGTTCGTGCCGATCAGGCGAGTGAAGCGGCCGTCGCCACAGCGTGCAGAGCATCAGGCTCACGTTACCGGTTCTCGATACCGCTGACTTATTCCCAGCGTCGTGATCATGTCGGGAAGGGACTCTTTGTTCATGGCATTTCGCCTGTCGGCGGAGCCAACAGTCTGATTGGTGGCTCTGGCACCTTCCAGGTTCCACCAGCACCAGTCGGCAGCATCACGGCAAGCCCTGATCCCTGCACCATACCTTGGGGGCAATCGACGTGTTCGGCAACCGTGCAATGGCTGGTGTCCCAAGGTAGTGCGGAGCTTTGGGCGGCCGCGGGAAGTGGGGCAGGCACTCAATTGGCGAGCGGTCCTGGCGGCAGCATCGCTTTGACCAACGTCACTGCGGCGGGCATGCGTCTGTGGCTGGTCAGTCGAGGCGAGACGATCGCTGAGGCTGCAGTCTCCACGATCGCGGGTGTCAGGCCGGGAGAAGTGCTTTCTCGGGTCAACTATGGCTACGACGAGCTCGGTCGAATGATTTCCCGCAGCGATGGTGCCGGAACGACACAGCATTTCAAGTACGATGGCAACGGGAATCAGGTCGAGCTGATCGATGGGGCAGGCAATGTCCAGCGGTCGAACTACGATGCGCTGGGGCGCGTGGTCTCGTCCCAGGCCGCTTCTGGATCTATCCAATACTTCCACTACGATGGGCTTGATCGTATTGTTGGAATCGTCGATCAAGGTGGTTTCCAGACCCGCTATGAGCGTGACGGATTCGGGCGGGCGTGGTTGAAGGTTAGTCCTGACACCGGAACCAGTACTTATAGTTACGCTGCGCCGGCACGTGTTATGGGAAACGTGCGATCCGATGGTGCGCAAGCCACGATGCAGTACGACGGGATTGGGCGAGTCCTTTCCGTGGTGGCCGCAGGAGACGAGCGCCACTTCACCTACGATGGTTGCGTGAACGGAATCGGGCGCATGTGTACGGCTTCAACGCCTCAATCCGTTGTCAGTTTCAAGTATGCCCAGGATGGACAGTTGGCGGAGCGCTCTGAGGAATTCTCTGCGCAGGGTATGCAACGCAGCGTTCTTGGAATCCGTTATGAGGCGAGTGGACGACTGTCGGGCATTACGTATCCAGACGGGGTGGTTGCCGACTACACCTACGCTGGAGCTCGCCTTGCGGGTCTCAATGTCATTGTTGGGGGTGTCTCGCGCTCGATCGTTGCGGGCGCTCGTTACACTCCGAGCGGGGCCATAGCCGAGCTGACACTTGGTAATGGCATGTCGTACAGAAACACGTATGACCTTGGCGGGCGTCTGTCGGGGCGGTCTGCTGTGCCTGCGGGGAACGGCACTGCGCTGCAGGAGCTGGCGTACACGTTCGATGCAGCGGGCCATATGCGATCAATCGAGGACCGCCTCGCTCCGCAGTTGACGCAGGTCATTGAGCATGATCCTGATGGGCGGCTGTCCCGGTTGTCGCGCTCAGGTCTTGATCACATCATGACTTATGATGCGAACGGAAACTGGCTGAGTCACACGGACCAGTCTGCTTCCCGTCAATACGCCTTCGAGACGGGCAGTAACCGATTGCTGGGGTATCTCTCCAACCGGCCCGGCGAGGCTGACCGGGTGTACACGCATGACGCAATGGGAAACCGGACCGGCGAGTCTTCGCAGGGCGATGTGCGCAGTTACCGGTACGATGGATTCAATCGCATGGTTGGGGCCACAATCAATGGCAACGATACCCAGTATGTTGTCAATGGGCTCGGGCAGCGAAGTGGAAAGCTGGGAGGCGATGGCAGCAGGATCAGTTATGCCTATCTTGGCCAGAACCAGATCATGTCCGATGGTGCCGAAGGCCAGGGATGGTCGAACTATATCTGGTTCATGGGCGAGCTCATTGCCGTTACGCGCGGGCCCGATGTCTACACGGTGAGAACCGATCATCTGGGGCGGCCTGAGTTCGCTGCCAACGATGTTGGGCAGGTGCGGTGGAAGGCGTACAACTATGCATATGGGCGCACCGTCACGCAGGACGATATCGGAGGGATCAACATTGGCTTGCCAGGGCATTACTTCGACTCTGAGTCTGGCCTGTGGTACAGCGGATTCCGCGACTACGACGCAAATGTCGGTCGGTATCTGCAAAGTGATCCGATAGGGAAGGCGGGAGGTCCAAACACGTATGTCTATGCTTCTTCCAATCCTGTGGAGATTGTCGATCCACTTGGCCTGATCGGCTACGTTTGCCAGAAAGGGAAGAACATCGGAATTTCCATTCCGATCAACTTCAGTGGAGGCTCTTCCGCCGATGTCGCGATGATCAAGTCATCCATCGAAAGGGCGTGGAGTGGTCGGATTGGGAGTTACAACGTGGTTACGCGGGTCCAGGTGTATCGTATGAGCCGCCCTGCTGCTACGGTCAACAACATAACGTTGACCCAGGGCACCGGACGTTCCTATGTCGATTCGCCCAATCTCAACTCGGGCGAATGGTTCGTTCCCGGCCAATGGTCCGCCGATAGCCTCTATCCTCACGAGGCTGGGCACTTGCTGGGCCTTGTGAATGAAGGAGAGACCGGCATCATGAGCAGCAACCTCAATGGTGCCAAACCGGACGGAAAGAACTTGGAAGATGTTCTGGATCCCTGGAAGAACAGAACCATCGTGAGAGGGTGCGGCTGTGCGAGCCAATAG
- a CDS encoding DUF6531 domain-containing protein — protein MDSAFRLMSGLLPTRRIQEAATGWMCRELHLFPAALLSVIVGLASAEADGRIIQNQPGSGGAGAGAGPGITNLPRVDAVADGVVPGRLDGFMALWGVPSNLFPGPNQWDDFVEPSKGEPDQSGRDAADECPKSGNPVVLRTGTKVETELDFTGGGEMPLTLERTFNSAVMDRFNIFDTWYSNLDRQLVVYTDSNEARMRRPDGRYLVFKRGGDGVYREDGAQQGGQLKSVAGGKWIYLSPDLTTETYEGTKMVEIRNANGVRWTLSYGGPEGSQLQRVTHSNGRYIEFT, from the coding sequence ATGGATTCGGCATTCCGCTTGATGTCCGGCCTCCTGCCCACTCGACGCATCCAGGAGGCCGCTACTGGGTGGATGTGTCGTGAACTTCATCTTTTTCCCGCTGCACTGTTGAGCGTTATTGTCGGCTTGGCGTCTGCTGAGGCTGACGGGCGAATCATCCAGAATCAGCCGGGATCGGGTGGTGCCGGCGCGGGCGCAGGACCTGGTATCACCAACCTTCCACGCGTGGATGCTGTTGCCGATGGTGTGGTGCCTGGGCGACTGGATGGGTTCATGGCGCTCTGGGGCGTTCCTTCGAATCTTTTCCCTGGGCCAAATCAATGGGATGACTTCGTCGAACCCAGTAAAGGAGAGCCGGACCAGTCGGGGAGGGATGCCGCCGACGAGTGCCCGAAGAGTGGCAACCCGGTGGTTCTTCGCACCGGTACGAAAGTGGAAACCGAACTGGATTTCACTGGCGGTGGCGAGATGCCATTGACGCTCGAGCGCACGTTCAACTCGGCTGTGATGGATCGCTTCAACATTTTCGACACGTGGTACAGCAACCTTGATCGGCAGCTGGTCGTCTACACGGACTCGAACGAGGCGCGCATGCGCCGCCCCGATGGTCGTTATCTGGTGTTCAAGCGAGGAGGCGACGGTGTTTACCGGGAGGATGGTGCACAGCAGGGCGGGCAGTTGAAGTCAGTTGCGGGCGGAAAGTGGATCTACCTGAGCCCCGATCTGACTACGGAGACCTACGAAGGCACCAAGATGGTGGAGATCCGGAACGCCAACGGCGTGCGCTGGACCTTGAGTTACGGAGGTCCTGAAGGTTCCCAGCTGCAGCGCGTCACCCATAGCAATGGCCGCTATATTGAGTTCACCTAG
- a CDS encoding M56 family metallopeptidase, which translates to MTELLDGLWRASLWLAVGVVLLAVLRPLLVRLGGVALAYRSWWLLPMLLVALMLPLPQVVVLQQVPTLPLEVLPGAIDGVAGQSLPWAGVLLALWALGMGFCLLRDLRAQRRFERRMGPLKPRADGSWQASGDPGLPALVGLWRPRIVVGPDFDPRFTAQEQALILQHEHSHRRNGDHWANGALLLARAVFWFHPLLAWAARRFLRDQELACDARTIAAQPTLRGLYASTLLKAQLVHPVAPAVCHWRSQPVLKERIAMLKQSKRKALPWVSGQMLVVGLCLGMGAVAWASQGSAAGGPAGSVMDREIEVDKMPPPSYPKSAFEQRQVGVVNLRVEVDAQGHPTDVQVLSATNPGVFDAVSIAAARSWTYRPAVKHGQPVAGAVKIPITFAMDNTEDAK; encoded by the coding sequence ATGACTGAGCTGCTCGACGGACTGTGGCGGGCCAGCCTGTGGCTGGCGGTGGGCGTGGTCCTGCTGGCGGTGCTGCGGCCATTGCTGGTGCGGTTGGGTGGCGTGGCGCTGGCCTATCGCAGCTGGTGGTTGTTGCCGATGCTGCTGGTGGCACTGATGTTGCCGTTGCCGCAGGTTGTGGTGTTGCAGCAGGTGCCAACGCTGCCCCTGGAAGTGTTGCCCGGTGCCATCGATGGCGTGGCCGGACAGTCGTTGCCATGGGCCGGCGTGTTGCTGGCGCTGTGGGCGTTGGGCATGGGCTTCTGCCTGCTGCGCGACCTGCGCGCGCAGCGTCGTTTTGAAAGGCGCATGGGGCCACTGAAGCCGCGCGCCGATGGAAGCTGGCAGGCCAGCGGCGATCCCGGCTTGCCCGCACTGGTCGGTCTGTGGCGCCCCCGCATCGTGGTCGGCCCTGACTTCGACCCGCGATTCACCGCGCAGGAGCAGGCGCTGATCCTGCAACACGAGCACAGCCACCGGCGCAACGGCGATCACTGGGCCAATGGCGCGTTGCTGCTGGCGCGCGCGGTGTTCTGGTTCCACCCGCTTCTGGCGTGGGCCGCCCGCCGATTCCTGCGTGACCAGGAGCTGGCCTGCGATGCCCGCACCATTGCTGCGCAGCCTACGCTGCGCGGCCTCTACGCCAGCACGCTGCTGAAGGCGCAGCTGGTCCACCCGGTTGCGCCAGCGGTCTGCCATTGGCGCAGCCAACCCGTGTTGAAGGAGCGTATCGCCATGTTGAAGCAGTCCAAGCGGAAGGCATTGCCGTGGGTGTCGGGGCAGATGCTGGTGGTCGGGTTGTGCCTGGGAATGGGAGCGGTGGCGTGGGCCAGCCAGGGCAGTGCGGCGGGAGGCCCGGCAGGATCCGTCATGGATCGGGAGATAGAGGTCGACAAGATGCCGCCGCCGTCCTATCCGAAGTCCGCCTTCGAGCAGCGCCAGGTGGGCGTAGTGAACCTGCGCGTGGAAGTGGACGCCCAGGGCCATCCCACCGACGTCCAGGTGCTCAGCGCCACCAATCCGGGTGTGTTCGATGCGGTGTCGATCGCCGCTGCACGCAGCTGGACCTATCGGCCGGCGGTGAAGCATGGCCAGCCGGTTGCAGGGGCGGTGAAGATTCCGATCACCTTCGCCATGGATAACACCGAGGACGCGAAGTGA
- a CDS encoding BlaI/MecI/CopY family transcriptional regulator, translating to MQPISEAEAVVMEVLWQQAPRGADDVVAALAHRDWAEPTIKTLLNRLLTKGAIAAERDGRRYLYRPMLQRQAWVEAQSQDFIGRVFEGRVAPLVAHFSERGQLSAQDIAELKKLIQELDHD from the coding sequence ATGCAGCCGATCAGTGAAGCCGAAGCTGTTGTGATGGAGGTGCTCTGGCAGCAGGCACCGCGTGGCGCCGATGACGTGGTGGCCGCACTGGCCCACCGCGACTGGGCTGAACCGACCATCAAGACTCTGCTCAACCGCCTGCTGACCAAGGGCGCGATCGCCGCCGAGCGCGATGGCCGGCGCTATCTGTACCGGCCGATGCTGCAGCGACAGGCGTGGGTGGAGGCGCAGAGCCAGGACTTCATCGGCCGTGTCTTCGAAGGGCGGGTGGCGCCCCTGGTCGCGCACTTCAGCGAACGGGGCCAGTTGAGCGCGCAGGACATCGCCGAACTGAAGAAGCTGATCCAGGAGCTGGACCATGACTGA
- a CDS encoding flavin reductase family protein: MKALPKKDFPVEQARRFLEPGPIVLLSTAWRGQRNLMTMGWHMVMGFSPSLVATYLWDANHSHALARGSGECVINVPGVELLDTVVDIGNCSGREIDKFARFGLDALPAREVGAPLVGQCHSCFECRLYDDSQVESSNLFIWEIVRAHVARRPKLPRTVHYRGDGQFMVSGAEVSRRRRFKPDML, from the coding sequence ATGAAAGCGCTGCCCAAGAAGGATTTCCCGGTCGAGCAGGCGCGCCGCTTTCTCGAACCCGGTCCGATCGTGCTGCTCAGCACCGCCTGGCGCGGCCAGCGCAACCTGATGACGATGGGCTGGCACATGGTGATGGGCTTCTCGCCTTCGCTGGTCGCCACCTACCTGTGGGACGCAAACCACAGCCACGCGCTGGCCCGTGGCAGCGGCGAGTGCGTGATCAACGTGCCCGGCGTGGAGCTGCTCGATACCGTGGTGGACATCGGCAACTGCAGCGGCCGCGAGATCGACAAGTTCGCCCGTTTCGGGCTCGATGCATTGCCCGCGCGCGAGGTTGGCGCGCCGCTGGTCGGCCAGTGTCATTCGTGCTTCGAATGCCGCCTCTACGACGACAGCCAAGTGGAATCGAGCAACCTGTTCATCTGGGAAATCGTGCGCGCCCATGTTGCGCGCCGGCCGAAGCTGCCGCGCACGGTGCATTACCGGGGCGATGGGCAGTTCATGGTGTCTGGCGCCGAAGTCTCGCGTCGACGGCGGTTCAAGCCCGACATGCTGTAA